The DNA sequence TTTTATACTTTTTTTTCTAATTAACTTAACATTACTTTTTCCTAATACAACTGTAAAAAGTAATTCATTTGCTATTCGATTAAACAATAAATCTATTGATTATAAAAAAGAAAATAAGAGTAGTATTTCTGTTATTGATTACTATAATTTTACAAATCCATCAAAAGCCGGTGAGTTTAAACTTCCTCAAAAAACTATTTATATTGCAGTTCCATTTAATTCAAAACCAAAAATTAAATACATTTCTTTGTTAACAAAAGAAGTTACGAATTCAATTCCAGCAATTCAGCCTTCTATAATTAAGCAAAATGATTCTACAATAATTTATAAATCCATACCAGATATATATGTAAAAAAGGAAATTAAAATTGGTGCAGAAATAATTGATTTTACTTGGATAAGAGATTTTTACTGCGCAGTTGTGCAAATAAATTCATATCAATTTTTATCTGAAACAAATACTATTCAATATGATGAAGAATATGAACTTGAATTTTCTTTTCCACAAAATACATTGTTAAAAAGTGCGGATCCGATTGCAATAAAATCAGAATTCGATAAGGAATTATTAAACATAATTTCCAATTCTGATATTGCAGAACAATTTAGAAATACTAACCAAAAATTTAAAATTAACTCTAATGACAGTTGGATAAATTTCAATTCAAATTATCTTAAACTATCCATAATAAATGATGGAATTTATAAACTCGACAAACAATTTTTTATTGATCATGGGATTAGTTTTATTGACGTCAATCCAACTACTTTTCAACTATTTAATTATGGTGAAGAAATTCCAATTTTTGTAAAAGGTGAATCTGATTTAGTATTTGATGATAGTGATTATGTCATTTTTTATGGTAATAAAAATTATTCAAAGATTTCAAATAGAATTTTAAATAGTACAGATAGTTCTTATAATGAATACTTAAACAGATATTCTGATACATCTTATTACTATTTAACTTGGGGTAATCAGCTTGGTAAAAGAATTCCAGAACAAATAAATTCAAGTTTAAATGCCACTGATACTATCAATTATTTCCAATCATTAACTCATTATGAACAGAACTCGTGGTTTCAAAATGCTAATGATGATGAAGTATCAAACCAAACTCCAAATTGGAATAAAAATAAAACATGGTATTGGAATTGGCTTGCAAGTTGGCGAAAATCTGTGAGTCTTAATTTTAATTGCTCAAATTTGGTCGCCGACAAAGATGCGAAATTTTATTTTAAATTATCCAGCTATGGCTCAAACATTATTTCAGATTCCCATATAATCACAATGTCTGTTAATAATATAAAAGTTGATTCGCAAACCGTTAATAGATTTGACCAGGTTTTAATGAATGGTGTTCTAAACTCTGCTAATTTATTAGAAGGTACTAACACAATAAGATTAGATTTAATTGATAATGGTACAAATCCAAATGTCTTAGCATATGATTGGTATGAGATTGAATATCCTAAAATTTTAATGTTAGAAAATGATAGTCTAAATTTCACTTTAGATAATATTGAAAAGGGAATTAAAGTTTTAGAAATTTCAAATGCTACGAAGATGAATTATACAATTCTGAGAACTTTCCCTATTTTGAAATTAATATCGGATTATTCTGTTGCAAATGGGAAAATATACTTTGCTGATACAGTAAATGTTGGTGATAAATATTCAATAACTTCATTCGATAAGTCTTTTTTGCCAGAAAATACATTAAAGAAAAAATTTATTGATTTAAGTTCAAACTCTAATACTGCAGAATATATTGCAATAACTCACAAAAACTTTGATGCTGCAGTAAATGATTATATAGCTTTTATCTCACAAAATTATGGTGTTAAATCTAAATTAATTTTGGTTAATGATATTTTTGATCAGTATGGTTATGGATATCCAATTCCGGAATCAATAAAAGAATTTCTAATAAATGCATATAACAAATGGGCAACTCCAAAATTTTCTTATTTGGTTTTAATTGGCGACGCTACTTATGATTATAAATATTATATAAAACAGAGTACTGGTGTTTCACTTAGTACAAATTATATTCCTTCTTACGGAAATCCAACTGGTGATTATTGGTATGGCATTTGGGATGAAAGTAATTCTGCAATTCCTCAAATTAAAATTGGCAGAATACCAATTAATAAAGCTGAAGAACTTGAATATTATCAATCAAAAGTTGAAAATAATATTAATCAGAAATTTGACGAATGGAATAAGGATTATTTATTTTTTACCGGAGGCAGTACTGAAATTGAGATTAGCCAATTAAAATCGGTTAATCAATCAGTAATTGATCAATATATAAGTACGTCACCTTTGTATGGAAATTCATGGCATTTTTACAAAACTGTAAATCCTCAATCCGATTTTAGTCCATATTCTTCAGAACAATTTCAAAATGCAATTGATAATGGGGGAGTGTTTATTTCATATTTAGGTCATAGTGGTACGGCAACTTGGGATAATAGTATAAACTCAATTTTACAATTGGAAAATAAAAATAATAGGAATCCCATCATTACAGACTTTGGATGCTCTACAAATAAATTCGCAGAACCGGATATTATTTGCTTTGGAGAAAAATCAATTTTAGATAATCAAGGTCAAGCTCTGGGTTATATTGGTAATTCTTCTCTAGGTTTTTTATCAACCGCATCAAATGTACCAACTTTATTTTATAACGATATTATTAATGATTCACTTCATGAAATTGGTTCTGCACATTTAAAATCCAAAATTGATTTAATTACTAATTATGGGAACTCTGGAGTAAATAAAGTCTTTATGCAGACAAATATTTTAATAGGCGATCCAATTATTAGAATAAAAATTCCCAGTAAACCTAATCTGAATATTTCCTCATCTAATATTTTAACAAGCTCAAATCTTATTGAAAGTTTAGATTCTTCACAAATAAAAATTGTTGTAAATAATTTCGGAACTGTAAATTCAGAAAATCTTAAAATTAAAATTGATGAGTATTATTCGGGAAAAATTATTACTTCTAAAATTCTTACAATTCCATTTGTTCAACAAAGCGATACATTGATTTATTTTGTCCAGACAAAGAATAAACCAGGAGTGCATTCAATTTCAGTGTTATTAGATCCTCTAAATGAAATTGATGAAATTTATGAAAATGATAATACTGCTGAATTAAATGTAAATGTTTATTCTCAAGATTTAAGAGATTTGTTTACTACAGCAAATGAAAACTCGAAAGTTGGTTCAGTAAAATTGCTCAATCCAACTTCATATTCTTCAAGTAGTTTTAAAATTGATATTCAATTAAGTGAAAAAACAGATTTCTCAAACTCAATATTATTAAGTCAGTTGTCTGATACTTTACTTACAGAAATTCCGTTAAGTTTAAATAATAATAATCGATATTGGATGCGTTACAAGTTAGAAAATAATTCTGAGTATGGAATTGAAAAATCATTTTTCTTTAATAATGATTCCAAATTTTTAATTAATGATGATTTTACTTTTTCTAATCAGAACGTTATCGATTTAAAAATTTCTAACAATTTATTTCTGTCTGATGATTCTACGACTTTATCAGTATTATCTGCTGGATGGAATTCCGGTGCTACATGTGTTATTGCAAAAAATGGTGAAAATTTATTAAGCAATTCTTTTTTTGCTGGAATGGGTATTGCTGTGTTTAATCCGGTTTCTACAGAATTAGATACTGCTTTTTGGTTAACACTTTTTAACCAACCGACGAATGTACAGCAATTAGCTGATTTTATAAATTCAATCCAAGATGGTAAATTAGTTATTATGGGTGTCGCTGATGATGCTAGAAATAATCTCTCTGCAAATTTAAAAAATGCCATTAAAACTCTTGGAAGTACAAGAATTGATTCACTAATATTTAGAGGTTCTTGGGCAATTATAAGTTATAAAGGTGCAGAACCTGGAACAGCAATTGAAAAAGTTTTAGGACCATATGATGGACAGATTTTCATAGATTCTGTTTTTGTTCAAAAAAAATCTACTGGAAAATTGATTACAAATATCATCGGTCCCTCAGCAAATTGGAAGAATTTTGTTGTTCAAGATTCTCTTCCAAATAATTCAAATATTATTTACAAACCAATTCTAATTTCCCAAGTTGATAATTCTGAAGATACGCTTGATGTGTTAAATATTGTTAATGGTGAAGCATCCTTAAGTTTTATCGATGCAAAAAAATATCCTTACATTAAAATTTTAGCTGAATTTAAAGCTGGTGATAATAACACATCTCCGGTTCTAAAATCTTTAGGTGTTGATTATGATGGAATTCCAGAACTGGCAATCAATTATCAAGTTGTTTCTGTGGAAAATGATACAATCCAGCAAGGTGAAAATGCCAATCTGCAATTTTATGTTTATAATGTCGGTGAATCAACCGCCGATAGCGTAAATGTAATAGTTGAAGTTGTTAATCCGGATAATTCCAAAGAAAAAATATTTGAAACTATTATTGATTCTATTGGTTCTGAGCAGAGAAAGAAATTTAATTTATCATATCCAACTTCTTCATTTAATGGTATAAAAACTTTCTCAATTTCTATTAATGGCGAGAATAAAATAATGGAATTGTATGAAGATAATAATTATTTCAATATTCCGTTTTATGTAATTGGTGATACGACAAAACCAACGCTGGCATTGACTATTGACGGCAACGAAATTTTTGACGGTGAATATATTTCAAATAAACCGAATATAAAAATTGATTTGAATGATCCGTCTCTTGTTCCAATAACAGATACATCATCAATTTCAGTTTATCTTAATAATGAATACGTGAGTTATTTTTCGAATCCAGAAATTCTTAAAATAAATTATTCTTCAACAAATCCTAAAGTTTCTGTTGAGTATAATCCAATTTTAGAATACGGTGAACATACACTAAAAATATTTGGTAAAGATGCTTCCGGTAATGATGATCAGACTTCAGGAATTACTAAAACTTTTAACGTAATGAATGAAGCAAAATTATTGGAAGTTTATAATTACCCAAATCCATTTAGCTATGAAACGTATTTTACATTTAAGCTTACGCAAATTCCCGATGAAATTAAAATTCGTGTATTTACGGTTGCCGGCAGACTTATTAAAGAAATTAATCTTTCCGGAACTCAACTAAATTTTGATATGAATAAAATTTATTGGGATGGAAAAGATGAAGACGGCGACCTTATTGGAAACGGAGTTTACCTTTATAAAGTTATTATGGATGTTGACGGCAAAAAACAAGACATCACACAAAAATTAGCAGTTGTAAGATAAAATTTATTTTTCGATAATTAGTTAAAATTTCTGAGATATTCAAAATGTCATTCTCGTGCAAACAGAATCTACTTAATTTCCTCTGGATTCCCACTTTCGTGGGAATGACAAGTACTATTAAAATAATTTTTCAGAAGTTTATTGTTAATACTTTGGCATTGTAATTTCTTATTCATTCTATTATTTATAATTTCATGAAAAATAAATTATTCTTTACAATTTGGTTAACGTTTTCAATTTTAACTTCCGCACAAATTTTCAGACCAAATCCCAACGAAGGATTTATCGGCGGTGCAGCCGGTTTAACTTGGATTGATGAAGAGCCATATTATTCGGTTCATCTTTTCCCGGAAATTGCATTTGCCAAATTTGGAATTGGGTTAGATCTTAATTTAGACTTCGATAAAAACGGAAAACTTCGACACGAAAATTTTAATGAAACTTCGGATTATCTCAGTTTAATTCGTTATGTAAGATACGGACAAAAAAATGATCCGTTTTATATAAGATTGGGAGCATTAGATTTTGCTACAATTGGTCACGGAAGTATAATGTATTTGTATAATAATAGTCCAAGTTTTGATTCAAGAAAAGTAGGTTTGGAGTTTGATCTTGATTTTGATTATTATGGTGTTGAATCGGTTTACGGCACATTTGCAGAAACGGGAATTATTGGTTTTAGAACTTTTACTCGACCGCTTTTAGCAACTACTTTGGCAGATATTCCTATTATTGGAGCTTTTGAAATTGGAGCAACTTACTCTACGGATTTTAATAAAAATGCTGGAGTTGTTGAAGTTAATTATGATTCAATAAAAGAAGAATATAAATCCTCCAAAGATTTAGGCGCTACAGAAATTATTGGTTTTGATTTTAGTCTTCCATTACTTAGAACAAGTGTGGTTAACTCCGATATTTATTATGATTATGCGGAAATTTTAGATTTTGGGAATGGAAGAAGCGCCGGAATTATTTTAGATTTTTATGGACTTGGATTAGTTGATGTAAGAACCAAACTTGAAAGAAGATGGAATGGTGTAAGTTATTTGCCGGCATATTTTAATTCATTTTATGAATTAGAAAGATTTCAAATTAATGAAACATCTCATTCAGTAAATAGTAAAATTCAAACTTTAAATGATGGAATAAAAGTGGGCGATGGATACTACGGGGAATTATTAATTTCCGTAATTAATTCATTTTTTGTTTTCGGAAGTTATCAGCGTTATGATGAAAATCCCAAAAGTGGTTCGCTAAATTTAAGAACAGAAATTTCTCCGGAAAATGGAGTATTTGTTGCTCGCGCCGGTTACGATAAAATAAATATTAAAGATGAAAAAGATTTATTTACTTTGGATAATAGATCTTATCTTTTTGCGGAATTGGGTTATAAACTAAATCCTTATATTTTAGTTTCTATGATTTACAATTGGACGTTCACTCCGGTTCGTGATCAAAATGATAATTTTATTCGATACAAACCTCAGAAAAAAATTGAGCCGCGAATTTCATTTATCTTTCCGCTTAATTTTCAGCAATAAATTATTTCTCAAACTGCCAAGATTTAACAATTGAAAACTTTTGAAAAATTAAATTAAAAAATGCTTGTCATTCCCACGAAAGTGGGAATCCAGTGAGAATTCAATAGATTCCAGTCTGTAATTAACGGATCATGGAAATAACATTTTAAATATTTTCGGAAGTTACCATTTCTAACTCAAATTGGAAATTGCCTTATCAATAGGTATATTTCTAAGCTAAATTTTAAAAGACATAATGGAAAATATTAGAAATTTTTGCATAATCGCACATATTGATCACGGCAAATCAACATTGGCAGATATGCTTTTGGATGTTACCGGAACCGTATCTAAAAGGGAAGCTAAAGCCCAGCTTTTAGATGATATGGATTTAGAGCGTGAAAGAGGAATTACAATAAAATCTCACGCAATAAAAATGAGTTACACACACTCCGATAATAAATTATATAATCTGAATTTAATTGATACACCCGGACACGTAGATTTTTCTTACGAAGTTTCAAGATCACTTGCTGCTTGCGAAGGCGCTTTACTTGTTGTGGATGCCGCTCAAGGTGTTGAAGCTCAGACAATCAGCAATGTTTATTTAGCAGTTGAAGCGGGTTTGGAAATTATTCCAATTATAAATAAAATTGATTTGCCAAGCGCAAGAGTTGATGTAATTAAAAATCAAATAATTGATTTAATTGGCTGTGAAGAAAATGATATAATTTTAGCAAGCGCAAAAGCTAGAATTGGTTTTGATGAAATTCTAGATGCAATTATTCATAAAATTCCTCCGCCGAATGGTGATCCCAACAAACCTTTACAAGCCCTAATTTTTGATTCGGTTTTTGATGCTTATCGCGGAGCAATTGCTTATGTAAGAATTGTAAATGGAGTTCTTAAAACAAAAGATCAAATTAGATTTTTTGCAAGCAACGCAGTTTGTCAAGCTGAGGAAATTGGAATTCTGGGTTTAAAGAAAATCAAAACTGAAGAATTAAGCACCGGCGATGTTGGTTACGTCATTGGAAGTATTAAAGATGTTCACGATACAAAAGTCGGCGATACAATTACGCATGCAAGAAATGGCGCAGAAGCTCCGCTTGCCGGATATAAAAATATTAAGCCAATGGTTTTTTCCGGATTATATCCATCTGATTCCGATGATTATGAAGATTTAAGAGATGCAATTGAAAAACTTCAACTTAATGATGCGTCATTAGTTTTTATTCCGGAAACTTCTGCAGCTTTAGGATTTGGATTTCGCTGCGGATTTCTTGGAATGCTTCACATGGAAATTATCCAAGAAAGACTTGAACGCGAATATAATCAATCAATTGTTACAACATTACCAAACGTTGAATATCATGCATATAAAAGAAATGGTGAAAAAGTAATTGTTGATAATCCGGCAGAACTTCCTCCGGTTGGCGATATCGAAAGAATTGAAGAGCCTTATGTTAAATCTCAAATAGTTGTCCCAAGCGAATATTTGGGCAATATTATGAAACTTGCAATTGAGAAAAGAGGAATCTATAAAAATACAACTTATATAGATCCAACGCGTGCAGATGTTGAATATGAATTTCCGCTTTCAGAAATTATTTTTGATTTCTTTGATAAATTAAAATCTACAACGAGAGGTTACGCTTCTTTTGATTATGAATTTATTGGCTATAGAATTTCTGATCTTGTGAAATTGGATATTATGCTTAACGGTGATGTTGTAGATGCGCTTTCAATTGTTGTTCATAAAGACAAAGCTTATGATTGGGGAAGGAAAGTCTGCACAAAATTAAAGGATTTAATTCCCCGACAGATGTTTGAAATTGCAGTTCAAGCCGCAATCGGAAATAAAATTATTTCCAGAACAAGTATTAAAGCTTTACGTAAAAATGTACTTGCAAAATGTTACGGCGGTGATATTACGAGAAAACGTAAATTACTTGAAAAACAAAAAGAAGGCAAAAAAAGAATGAAACAGATTGGTAATGTGGAAATTCCTCAAGAAGCATTTCTTGCCGTATTACAAATTGATGAATAATTTTTGAAATTGCTTTGAAACAAAATTGAATAACAAAACTATAAATAGGTTCACAATTTAAACTTGGAAAAAATTCTTATGCTTTCAAAAGATGAAAAAAATAAAGAAAGGCAGATTATAAAACTTAATAAAACACCTTTGCATAAATTTTTAGATTTTTGGAAAAATTTATTTTATGCGGCAATCGCAGCTTTGTTAATAAAAACATTCTTTATCGAAACTTCAAGAGTTCCAACCGGTTCTATGGAACAAACAATTATGGTCGGTGATTTTTTATTTGTAAATAAATTTATTTACGGAGCATCAACTCCAAGAAACATTCCTTTTACAAATGTTGTGCTCCCGTATTATCAATTACCGGCAATAGACGAGCCTGAGAAAGGCGATATTTTTGTTTTTGAATATCCCGGAGATAGAGATGTAATTGTTCCAACTGAAGTTTTAAGTTATGTAAAAAGATGCGTGGCAGCAGCCGGAGATACTATTGAAATTAAAAATAAAGTAATATTTGTTAATGGAAACGAGTTGCATCGCCCAGCAAATATTCAATATTTAGTTCCGCAGATTTTACCAAAAAGTTACACACGACCAGATATTTTCCCCAAAGGAAGCGGTTGGAATAAAGATCAATACGGCCCATTAGTAATTCCCAAAAAGGGAGATATTATAAAACTAACTTTACAAAATATTGAAACTTATAGAACTTTGATTAATAGAAATTATGGAAAAGAAGTTGTAAAAGTTGTTGATGGAAATATTTATATTAACGGAAAATTAACTACCGAATATGAAATTCCTCAAGATTATTATTTTGCAATCGGCGATAATAGAGACGATAGTTCAGATAGCAGATATTGGGGATTTGTTCCCCGCGAAAAAATTGTAGGTGAAGCATTAATGATTTATTGGTCGTGGAATCCCGAAATTCCATTTAGTAATTTTTTCAAACTTTTAGGCTCAACAAGATTTAATAGAATTGCTAAATTAGTTCGTTAAAAAAGTGAAGTAATGAAAACATCAATAATAATTTTTACAATTTTATTTACTGCATCTTTAATTGCGCAAGAAAAATATCTTATTTACTTCAAAGATAAAGGTGATGTGCTTTCTAAGTTTGCTGATAAAGAAAAAATTTCAAATGAGATTCTTTCAGAAAAAAGTATTGAACGAAGAAAGAAAAATTTGGGTGAAAATTATTTAACAATTTCCGATCTTCCAATAAATGAAAATTATATTGATAAGTTGGAAGAAAGTAATATTAAAATTATCAATAAGCTAAAATGGTTCAATGCCGTAAGTGCTTTTCTTAGTAATGATGAATTAAATCGAATTAAAGAATTTTCATTTATTTCAAAAATTGAAAAAGTTAGAAAATTAAAATCGTTAAAACCAATAAATGATAATTCCGAAAAAAATAACGTACTTTCAAAATCAAATCAAACTTATACATATGATTATGGATCTTCGTTAACACAAAATGAACTTTCGGAAATTCCCGCTGTTCACGATTTTGGTTTTTCCGGCGAAGGAGTTATTATTGGAATTTTGGACACCGGTTTTGATTGGCAAACTGTAAATTCACTAAAAAATAAAAATGTGATTGCAGAACACGATTTTGTTTTTAATGATAGTTTAACTGCAAATGAAACCGATGAAGATGTTTCAACGCAACATAATCACGGAACAAGCGTATTCTCAATTTTAGCCGGATTTGAAGAAGGAAAAATTGTAGGGCCAGCTTTTAATTCTTCTTTCATTTTAGCGAAAACAGAATATGTTCCTTCAGAAACTCACGTTGAAGAAGATAACTATGCCGCAGCTTTGGAATGGATGGATTCTATCGGGGTTGATATTACAACTTCATCTTTAGGTTACAGCGTATTTGATAAAACAGATTTTTCCTATACTTATGAAGATATGGATGGAAAAACTACAATTGTAACAAAAGCCGCAGAATTAGCATTTGAAAAGGGGATCACAGTAATTACATCTGCGGGAAATGAAGGAAATAGTGTTGGGAATGATTCCACTTATTGGTACTATATTTCTGCTCCCGGTGATGGATTTAATACTTTAACAATCGGAGCAGTTACAAGTTCAAATACAATTGCTTCATTTAGTTCACGCGGACCAACTTACGATGGAAGAATTAAGCCGGAAGTTGTTGCGCAAGGTGTTTCAGTATTTAATGCAAATGCCGGAAACGAAAGTTCATACTCTTTTGGAAACGGAACTTCTTATTCGGCTCCAATTGTGGCGGGAATTGCCGGACAATTATTATCAGCTTTTCCGCATTTATCAAATAAACAAATTAGAAGTATTTTGATTAAAAGCGGTGATAATCAAGTTAGCCCAAATACAAGTATCGGTTACGGTTTAGTTTCTTCGCTGAAAGCTATTTTATTTCCAAATTTAGAAATGATATCCGATAAATATTTTATAAATAAAATAATTTCCGATTCATTTGGAATTCAAACCAATACAGTTGAAGTGATTTCCGAAAGTGGGAATAAGTTTTCCGTAAATCAAAAAAGTGGAATTTATTATCAAATCGAATTACCGTCAGAAATTTCCTCAACCAATAATAAAATTTATTTTACTTATAAAGATTTGCAGAATAATATAATCAGAGATCCAAAAGAAGGATTTTATGAATTATATTTTGATGATTTAATTAACGATACAACAGAAGAAATACCGCAATCTTTTAAGCTTTTGCAAAATTATCCTAATCCATTTAATCATGGAACAATTATAAATTATTCTCTTTCAAATGAAAGATTTCAAAATATCCAATTAAAAGTTTATGATATTTTAGGAAGGGAAATTACAACTTTGGTAAATGAAAATAAATCAAAGGGGAATTTTTCTGTTTATTTCGATTCGAAAAAATTAGCTTCCGGAATTTATTTTTACACACTTCGAACTTCAGATTTTTCTGAAACCAAAAAAATGATGCTTTTAAAGTAAACATGTCTAATATTTTATTTCCAGAGCAAATAAATTATTTAGAAAATTCTCTAATTAAAGTTGATCCATTAATTGAAGAAATAGAAAGGTTTGCTGCAGAAAATAAAATTCCGATTTTAGAAAAGATTTCCGCAAATTTCCTAGAACTTCTACTACATATTTATAGTCCCAAAACATTCTTAGAAATTGGTACAGCAATAGGATACTCTACAAT is a window from the Ignavibacteriota bacterium genome containing:
- the lepA gene encoding elongation factor 4, with product MENIRNFCIIAHIDHGKSTLADMLLDVTGTVSKREAKAQLLDDMDLERERGITIKSHAIKMSYTHSDNKLYNLNLIDTPGHVDFSYEVSRSLAACEGALLVVDAAQGVEAQTISNVYLAVEAGLEIIPIINKIDLPSARVDVIKNQIIDLIGCEENDIILASAKARIGFDEILDAIIHKIPPPNGDPNKPLQALIFDSVFDAYRGAIAYVRIVNGVLKTKDQIRFFASNAVCQAEEIGILGLKKIKTEELSTGDVGYVIGSIKDVHDTKVGDTITHARNGAEAPLAGYKNIKPMVFSGLYPSDSDDYEDLRDAIEKLQLNDASLVFIPETSAALGFGFRCGFLGMLHMEIIQERLEREYNQSIVTTLPNVEYHAYKRNGEKVIVDNPAELPPVGDIERIEEPYVKSQIVVPSEYLGNIMKLAIEKRGIYKNTTYIDPTRADVEYEFPLSEIIFDFFDKLKSTTRGYASFDYEFIGYRISDLVKLDIMLNGDVVDALSIVVHKDKAYDWGRKVCTKLKDLIPRQMFEIAVQAAIGNKIISRTSIKALRKNVLAKCYGGDITRKRKLLEKQKEGKKRMKQIGNVEIPQEAFLAVLQIDE
- the lepB gene encoding signal peptidase I, with protein sequence MLSKDEKNKERQIIKLNKTPLHKFLDFWKNLFYAAIAALLIKTFFIETSRVPTGSMEQTIMVGDFLFVNKFIYGASTPRNIPFTNVVLPYYQLPAIDEPEKGDIFVFEYPGDRDVIVPTEVLSYVKRCVAAAGDTIEIKNKVIFVNGNELHRPANIQYLVPQILPKSYTRPDIFPKGSGWNKDQYGPLVIPKKGDIIKLTLQNIETYRTLINRNYGKEVVKVVDGNIYINGKLTTEYEIPQDYYFAIGDNRDDSSDSRYWGFVPREKIVGEALMIYWSWNPEIPFSNFFKLLGSTRFNRIAKLVR
- a CDS encoding S8 family peptidase → MKTSIIIFTILFTASLIAQEKYLIYFKDKGDVLSKFADKEKISNEILSEKSIERRKKNLGENYLTISDLPINENYIDKLEESNIKIINKLKWFNAVSAFLSNDELNRIKEFSFISKIEKVRKLKSLKPINDNSEKNNVLSKSNQTYTYDYGSSLTQNELSEIPAVHDFGFSGEGVIIGILDTGFDWQTVNSLKNKNVIAEHDFVFNDSLTANETDEDVSTQHNHGTSVFSILAGFEEGKIVGPAFNSSFILAKTEYVPSETHVEEDNYAAALEWMDSIGVDITTSSLGYSVFDKTDFSYTYEDMDGKTTIVTKAAELAFEKGITVITSAGNEGNSVGNDSTYWYYISAPGDGFNTLTIGAVTSSNTIASFSSRGPTYDGRIKPEVVAQGVSVFNANAGNESSYSFGNGTSYSAPIVAGIAGQLLSAFPHLSNKQIRSILIKSGDNQVSPNTSIGYGLVSSLKAILFPNLEMISDKYFINKIISDSFGIQTNTVEVISESGNKFSVNQKSGIYYQIELPSEISSTNNKIYFTYKDLQNNIIRDPKEGFYELYFDDLINDTTEEIPQSFKLLQNYPNPFNHGTIINYSLSNERFQNIQLKVYDILGREITTLVNENKSKGNFSVYFDSKKLASGIYFYTLRTSDFSETKKMMLLK